Proteins found in one Quercus robur chromosome 2, dhQueRobu3.1, whole genome shotgun sequence genomic segment:
- the LOC126715948 gene encoding protein NRT1/ PTR FAMILY 1.2-like, whose product MDQLVAEESMETPSNQNTTEQSSRPSRKGGFRTMPFIIVNESFEKVASYGLMPNMIFYLMNGYHIETANGTSILFMWSAISNALAIVGAFLSDSFLGRFWVIALGSFSSLLVSIL is encoded by the exons ATGGATCAGCTAGTTGCAGAGGAGAGCATGGAAACTCCATCAAACCAAAATACAACAGAGCAATCATCAAGACCCAGCAGAAAGGGTGGCTTTAGAACCATGCCCTTCATCATAG TGAATGAATCATTTGAGAAAGTAGCCAGCTACGGACTGATGCCGAACATGATCTTCTATTTGATGAACGGATATCACATTGAGACTGCAAATGGAACAAGCATATTGTTCATGTGGTCAGCCATATCCAATGCCCTAGCTATTGTGGGCGCTTTCCTCTCTGATTCTTTCTTGGGCCGGTTCTGGGTCATCGCCTTGGGATCCTTCTCTAGCCTTCTGGTTAGTATTTTGTGA
- the LOC126705641 gene encoding uncharacterized protein LOC126705641: protein MDFYASRDIDIDMEHSYEETRMNISTDDTLVEDGFNNCDIPQEIQESENQSDCEEFPRKFTEPWNFGSPSYVCVHCGTILWYEERTVKSKRPRNPKFSLCCMEGKVKLPLLRKAPPLIDELLDPLGSDRSKTFRTLIRTYNAMFAMTSMGGKVDSRINDGRHPYIFKLNGQNHHRIGTLLPNDGQDPQFAQLYFYDTENEVQHRMNVFSNGQIDSDLDPSIVEALVQMFDESNTLVKIFRMSRDRFINTDVHHLRLRLIGSLTTDGREYNLPTCSEIAAIIVGDIGAENAHRDIIVELKEGGLQRINVLHPSYMALQYPLLFPYGEDGFRLGILYSNVDGIRTDTTDSVTMREYYAYRLQEREHEGHTLIYGGRLFQQFDVDAYTCIEEIRLMWVKENQDKLRIELYKGLKDAVMRGDTTPASSGKRFVLPSSFTGSPRYMIENYQDAMAICRWAGYPDLFITFTCNTKWPEIDLFLSRKPGQKVEDRLDVVARVFKIKLDQLLNDLKHGQHFGKVIAVVYTVEYQKRGLPHAHILLFLHHDDKHPTAAEIDRIISAEISDFNEEPLLYEAVKQYMVHGPCGSINSRASCMIENRCTKHFPKKFCSQTTVDEDGFPVYRRRNNGRFVERNQVRLDNRFIVPHNIDLLVKFQAHINVEWCNRSRSIKYLFKYITKGPDRATLILEENLHIDSSTGMQHMTDTDEVKTYLNCRYVSAIEACWRIFEFAIHHREPAVQRLSFHNEDEQPVVFEDTDYLNNVVDKLDIGKSKFTEWMKANALYEEARELTYSEFPTKWVWHRKDKEWKLRKSGRCIGRIYYAHLASLERFYLRMLLNVIKGARSFKEIRTINNIVYPTFRSTCYALGLLDDDKEWHEALNHASYWASGKQLRELFVTMLIFCEVADPYKLWISNWQLLSEDILHRQRTVLRYDNLHLDDSQLQNYALCEIEQILVKSGRSLHEFKSIPYPNTLLLRQSNNRVLQEELDYDRNSLAAEHIKLFSGLNTDQRKVYDEVIYSVSENKGGFFFVYGHGGTGKTYLWKTIICRLRSEGKIVIAIATSGIAALLLLGGRTAHSRFQIPINVTDSSTCGIKQGSQIAELMTKVSLIIWDEAPMAHRNCFEAVDRSLRDILRFSNPNSGETPFGGKTIVLGGDFRKILPVVSKARREQIVEASINKSSLWNSCKVFILTINMRLTQNPGDIAAREFAEWMLKIGDGELSNNEGEALIEIPHDLLIHPGAHPFNDIVKATYLDFDTKFNDSKYLEERTILAPTNEVVEDINDYMIDLINVDEETYLSADSLCKASSNILDQDVMYPIEFLNSLKFPGIPNHKLRLKVGLPIMLLRNLNQSNGLCNGTRLLVTQLSKWVLEAQIISGTHIGEKVCIPRIVLSPSNSKWPFVLKRRQFPVSVCFAMTINKSQGQSLQRVGLYLDRPVFSHGQLYVAVSKVTSKDGLRILIVENDTSDHFHTKNIVYKEIFDNLPKDSYCNEVQNFEAEISECEYF, encoded by the exons ATGGATTTTTATGCATCAAGAG ATATTGATATTGACATGGAACATTCCTATGAAGAAACTAGAATGAACATAAGTACAGATGATACTTTGGTAGAAGATGGATTCAATAATTGTGATATACCTCAAGAAATCCAAGAATCAGAAAATCAGAGTGATTGTGAAGAATTTCCAA GAAAATTTACTGAACCTTGGAATTTTGGCTCGCCTTCTTATGTATGCGTGCATTGTGGAACAATTTTATGGTATGAAGAGAGAACAGTCAAATCTAAGAGGCCTAGGAACCCAAAATTCTCTCTCTGTTGTATGGAGGGTAAGGTTAAGTTACCTTTGCTTAGGAAAGCACCTCCTCTTATAGATGAGCTTTTAGATCCTCTTGGTAGTGATCGATCTAAAACATTCAGAACTCTAATCAGAACTTATAATGCAATGTTTGCAATGACATCTATGGGTGGTAAAGTAGATAGTAGAATTAACGATGGAAGACACCCttacatttttaaacttaatGGCCAAAACCATCATAGAATTGGAACTCTTCTTCCTAATGATGGTCAGGATCCACAATTTGCACAATTATATTTCTATGATACTGAAAATGAAGTTCAACATAGAATGAACGTCTTTAGCAATGGTCAAATTGATAGTGACCTTGATCCATCTATTGTTGAAGCATTGGTCCAAATGTTTGATGAATCAAATACTTTGGTGAAGATATTTCGGATGTCTAGAGACCGTTTCATTAATACTGATGTTCACCATTTAAGATTACGTCTTATTGGCTCCCTAACTACAGATGGAAGAGAATATAACCTGCCTACATGTTCAGAGATTGCAGCAATTATCGTTGGTGATATTGGTGCTGAAAATGCACATCGCGATATTATTGTTGAATTAAAAGAAGGAGGATTACAACGTATTAATGTGTTGCATCCTTCATACATGGCATTACAATATCCCCTTTTGTTCCCATATGGTGAGGATGGTTTTAGACTCGGCATTTTGTATAGTAATGTAGATGGAATCAGAACTGATACAACTGATTCTGTTACAATGAGAGAATACTATGCATATCGATTGCAAGAACGTGAACATGAGGGACATACACTGATATATGGTGGTAGATTGTTTCAACAATTTGATGTAGATGCCTACACATGTATAGAAGAAATCCGGCTTATGTGGGTAAAAGAGAACCAAGACAAATTAAGAATAGAATTGTATAAAGGATTGAAAGATGCAGTTATGAGAGGAGATACCACCCCTGCATCTTCAGGCAAAAGATTTGTTCTACCTTCAAGTTTCACTGGAAGTCCAAGGTATATGATTGAAAACTATCAAGATGCAATGGCGATCTGTAGATGGGCAGGTTATCCGGACCTTTTTATTACCTTCACATGCAACACAAAATGGCCAGAAATTGATCTTTTCCTATCTAGGAAACCTGGACAGAAAGTAGAAGATCGGCTTGATGTGGTTGCAAGAGTGTTCAAGATAAAGCTTGATCAACTCTTAAATGATTTAAAGCATGGCCAACACTTTGGGAAAGTAATTGCAG TTGTGTACACTGTTGAATATCAAAAAAGAGGGTTACCTCATGCACACATTTTACTTTTTCTACATCATGATGACAAGCATCCTACAGCAGCAGAAATTGATAGAATAATTTCAGCAGAAATTTCAGATTTCAATGAAGAACCTTTACTTTATGAAGCTGTCAAACAATATATGGTCCATGGTCCTTGCGGTTCTATTAATTCAAGGGCAAGCTGTATGATTGAAAACAGATGTACAAAACACTTCCCTAAAAAATTTTGTTCGCAAACAACTGTTGATGAAGATGGTTTCCCAGTATATAGAAGAAGGAATAATGGAAGATTCGTTGAAAGAAATCAGGTCAGACTTGATAATCGATTTATAGTTCCACACAATATTGATCTGTTGGTGAAATTTCAAGCACACATAAATGTTGAGTGGTGTAATCGTTCAAGATCTATAaagtatttatttaaatatataacaaaaggaCCTGATCGTGCAACTTTGATTCTTGAAGAAAATTTACATATTGATTCTTCTACTGGAATGCAACATATGACAGATACTGATGAAGTTAAGACATATTTAAATTGTAGATATGTGTCTGCCATAGAGGCGTGTTGGAGGATATTTGAATTTGCAATTCACCATCGAGAGCCTGCTGTTCAAAGACTCAGTTTTCACAATGAGGACGAACAACCAGTTGTTTTTGAAGATactgattatttaaataatgttgtGGACAAGCTAGATATCGGAAAAAGCAAATTTACAGAATGGATGAAAGCGAATGCATTGTATGAAGAAGCAAGGGAATTGACTTATTCTGAATTTCCTACTAAATGGGTTTGGCATAGAAAAGACAAAGAATGGAAATTGAGAAAATCTGGAAGATGTATTGGGCGTATATATTATGCTCATCTTGCAAGTTTAGAACGGTTTTATTTGCGGATGCTACTTAATGTTATTAAAGGAGCTAGATCATTTAAGGAAATACGAACTATAAATAATATTGTATATCCAACTTTCAGATCAACATGTTATGCACTTGGTTTGCTTGATGATGATAAAGAGTGGCACGAAGCTTTGAATCATGCATCATATTGGGCTTCGGGAAAACAACTACGAGAACTTTTTGTCACAATGTTGATTTTTTGTGAGGTTGCAGATCCATATAAATTATGGATTTCAAATTGGCAGTTGTTATCTGAGGACATTCTGCATCGTCAAAGAACAGTTTTACGATATGACAACCTACATCTTGATGACTCTCAATTACAGAACTACGCACTATGTGAAATTGAACAGATTTTGGTAAAGAGTGGCAGATCTTTGCACGAATTTAAGTCAATACCATATCCAAATACATTACTTCTCAGACAAAGTAACAATAGAGTATTACAAGAAGAATTGGATTATGATAGAAACTCTTTGGCAGCAGAACATATTAAACTTTTTTCTGGTCTTAATACTGATCAAAGAAAGGTATATGATGAAGTAATTTATTCTGTTTCAGAGAATAAAGGTggcttcttttttgtttatggacATGGAGGAACTGGAAAGACTTATCTTTGGAAAACCATTATATGCCGATTGCGCTCAGAAGGGAAGATAGTTATTGCAATTGCAACATCTGGAATTGCTGCATTATTGTTGCTTGGAGGGAGAACAGCTCATTCAAGATTTCAAATACCAATAAATGTAACAGACAGTTCAACTTGCGGTATTAAACAAGGTTCACAAATTGCAGAACTTATGACAAAAGTAAGTCTTATAATTTGGGATGAAGCTCCTATGGCACACCGAAATTGTTTTGAAGCTGTTGATCGGTCATTAAGAGATATATTACGTTTTTCTAACCCAAATAGTGGGGAGACACCTTTTGGAGGAAAAACTATTGTTCTTGGTGGTGATTTCAGAAAAATATTACCAGTGGTATCAAAAGCACGAAGAGAACAAATAGTTGAAGCATCAATTAATAAGTCATCATTATGGAACAGTTGCAAAGTTTTCATTTTGACAATAAATATGAGGTTGACACAAAACCCAGGTGATATTGCAGCAAGGGAATTTGCTGAATGGATGTTGAAAATTGGTGATGGTGAACTAAGTAATAATGAAGGTGAAGCATTGATTGAAATACCGCATGATTTACTAATTCATCCTGGTGCTCATCCTTTCAACGATATTGTAAAAGCTACCTATCTAGATTTCGATACAAAATTCAACGATTCTAAGTATTTAGAAGAGAGAACAATTTTAGCTCCAACGAATGAAGTAGTAGAAGACATAAATGATTACATGATTGATCTTATTAATGTTGATGAAGAGACATATCTTAGTGCAGATTCATTATGTAAAGCTTCAAGCAACATTCTAGACCAAGATGTAATGTATCCAATAGAGTTTCTCAATTCATTGAAGTTTCCTGGTATTCCAAACCATAAACTCAGATTGAAAGTAGGGCTACCAATAATGTTACTTCGAAATTTAAACCAAAGTAATGGACTTTGTAATGGTACTAGACTTTTAGTCACTCAATTATCAAAATGGGTTTTGGAAGCTCAAATAATATCAGGAACTCATATTGGAGAAAAGGTGTGTATACCAAGAATAGTCTTATCCCCTTCTAATTCCAAATGGCCCTTTGTACTGAAAAGAAGACAGTTTCCAGTATCTGTTTGCTTTGCTATGACAATTAATAAGAGCCAAGGTCAATCTCTGCAACGTGTTGGACTTTATTTAGATAGACCAGTTTTCAGTCATGGACAATTATATGTTGCCGTATCCAAAGTTACAAGTAAAGATGGCCTTAGAATACTCATTGTAGAAAATGATACTAGTGATCATTTTCATACAAAAAATATTGTCTACAAAGAAATATTTGATAATTTGCCTAAAG ATTCATATTGCAACGAAGTACAAAACTTTGAAGCAGAAATCAGTGAATGTGAGTATTTTTAA
- the LOC126705647 gene encoding protein NRT1/ PTR FAMILY 1.2-like, translating to MTLLWLTAVIPKLKPPPCAQFSSNCGSASPGQLIVLLSSFGLMSIGAGCIRPCSMAFGADQLDKKDNPKNERLLQSFFSWYYASIGVSTVLALTIIVYIQDHLGWKVGFGVPAILMVVSALMFLFGSSLYVKVKVEKSLFIGFIQVLVAAFRKRNLPLSAKNVEYHYGKDPNIIAPTDKLRYLNRACIIRDPQKDLNPEGSPINPWNLCTIDQVESLKALLRVIPMWSTGFMILVSLNQNSFSTLQASMMDRHLGPKIQIPAGSFTVFTIITLTIWVAIYDRAIVPLLAKLTGKPRGLGTKMRMGIGLVLSALAMAVSAIVENIRRNIAIDLGLADKPRVVMDMSAMWLIPQYCLFGLAEAFNAIGQIEFYFSQFPRNMSSIAMALFTLGMAVANLVGSFLVKIVDKATKKGGNESWLSRNLNEGHLDYYYWLITIMCVVNFVYFLGCCWAYGPSEDARAKMKDNGLEQMESKEDVCKARTPLLV from the exons ATGACACTACTATGGCTAACAGCCGTAATTCCAAAGTTAAAGCCTCCTCCTTGTGCCCAATTTAGCAGCAATTGCGGCTCAGCCAGTCCTGGTCAACTCATTGTCTTGCTATCCTCTTTCGGGCTCATGTCCATTGGTGCTGGCTGCATCAGACCATGTTCCATGGCCTTTGGTGCAGACCAGTTGGACAAGAAAGACAACCCCAAAAATGAGAGACTTTTACAGAGCTTCTTCAGTTGGTACTATGCATCAATAGGAGTTTCAACAGTTCTTGCATTGACTATCATTGTCTATATTCAAGACCACTTGGGATGGAAAGTTGGTTTTGGAGTTCCTGCAATTCTAATGGTGGTTTCAGCCCTAATGTTCTTGTTTGGCTCTTCTCTTTATGTAAAAGTGAAGGTTGAAAAAAGCTTGtttattggttttattcaaGTACTAGTGGCTGCCTTCAGGAAAAGAAATCTTCCACTCTCGGCCAAGAATGTAGAGTACCATTATGGCAAAGACCCAAACATCATTGCTCCAACTGATAAACTAAG GTATCTCAACAGAGCTTGCATTATCAGAGATCCTCAGAAAGACTTAAACCCAGAAGGCTCACCTATTAATCCATGGAACCTCTGCACAATAGATCAAGTAGAATCACTCAAAGCACTGCTGAGAGTCATCCCCATGTGGTCTACTGGTTTCATGATACTAGTTAGTTTGAACCAAAACTCATTTTCCACACTCCAAGCTAGCATGATGGACCGACACCTTGGTCCCAAGATTCAAATTCCAGCAGGATCATTCACTGTGTTCACAATTATCACATTAACTATCTGGGTCGCCATATATGACCGTGCAATTGTTCCATTACTTGCAAAGCTTACCGGAAAGCCACGCGGGCTTGGAACAAAAATGCGCATGGGAATTGGGTTAGTACTATCTGCCTTGGCCATGGCTGTGTCTGCGATAGTTGAGAACATAAGGAGGAATATTGCCATTGATCTAGGCCTTGCTGATAAGCCAAGGGTGGTGATGGACATGTCTGCAATGTGGCTAATTCCACAATATTGCTTGTTTGGGTTGGCTGAGGCTTTCAATGCAATTGGCCAGATTGAATTCTATTTCTCTCAGTTTCCAAGGAACATGTCAAGTATTGCAATGGCTCTTTTCACGCTGGGAATGGCTGTGGCTAACTTGGTGGGTAGTTTTCTGGTGAAGATTGTTGATAAAGCTACAAAGAAAGGAGGGAATGAGAGTTGGCTTTCTAGGAATCTGAATGAGGGTCACTTGGATTATTACTATTGGCTCATCACCATAATGTGTGTggttaattttgtatattttcttgGTTGTTGTTGGGCTTATGGACCTAGTGAGGATGCAAGGGCTAAAATGAAGGATAATGGGCTAGAACAAATGGAAAGTAAAGAAGATGTGTGCAAAGCAAGAACACCACTCTTGGTTTGA